Below is a genomic region from Desulfonispora thiosulfatigenes DSM 11270.
AAAAATAAACAAATCAGGAATAAATCTCAATTGGCAGATGATAGAAAATAAATTTAATACTGATGTAGCTATTACTAAAGGACACATTATAAAGACAATTAGAGAAAATGATTTACAACTTACACAAGAGGATTTTTACAATTTTTTCAATACTAAGGGTACAGATTATATCCCATTTAGACTTAATCCTTTAGAAAATGCAATTGAATTTATAAGGGAAAATGGTGGAATACCAGTATTAGCGCATCCAGCTTTAATTGGAGATGATTATCTGGTAGAACAAATAATAGCAAAGTATAGAATTGGGATAGAAGTTTTTTATCACTATTTTGGGGATAAGGCAAAAGAGTGGATAGAAAATTATAAAACAATAGCCAAAAGATATAATATATTAATGACAGGTGGTTCTGATTATCATGGTAGTATTACACAGGTAGAATTAGGAGATACATTTGTTCCCCAAGATATAATCGATAATCTTATTAAAGTTAAATATAAATAAGTAAAATTTAATAATAAAATAAAATATGTAAATGCAGAAAGGATACATTTATGAATTTAAAAGACATAGGAGAATTTGGGTTTATTAAAAGAGTAACTAAAGATAGTATTTTTAATCCTAGCGAGATAATTGTTGGAATTGGCGATGATTGTGCTGTTCTTCCTTTAGATGAAAAGAATTATCTTTTAGCCTCTTGTGATATGTTAATTGAAAATGTCCATTTTTTGAAAAATAAGAGTACTCCTTATCAAATTGGTTATAAATCAGTTGCAGTTAATTTTAGTGATATTGCAGCTATGGGTGGTTATCCAACAGGAGTAATGATTTCCATAGGTTTTCCAAAAGAAAATTCTTTAGAAGAAATTGAACAAGTATATCAGGGGATAAGTGATATATGTAAAAAGTATAATGCTAATATTGTTGGCGGTGACACTGTTTCTACAAAAGATGGGTTAGTAATAAATGTAAGTGTATTTGGTAAAGTAAAAAAAGAACATCTTCATTTAAGATCTGAGGCTAAGATAGATGATATTGTTTTTACAACCGGTAATTTAGGAGATTCAGCTGCTGGCCTAGAAATTGTTTTAAACAATGATTTGTTATTAGAAGAACAAAGTAAAGAAAAGCTTTTACTAAAACATTATCAGCCTGAACCTTGTCTAAAAGAAGTTGAATTATTAAATCAAGCTAGGGGATTACATGCTTTAAATGACATTAGCGATGGTTTAGCTAGTGAAGCTAGGGAAATAGCTGAAGCAAGTAATGTCGGTATAGAAATCTATGAAGATAAAATTCCACTATCAAATGAAGCCAAAGAATTAGCGCTTATTACTAAGAAAAATCCACTCGAATGGGCTTTATATGGGGGAGAAGATTTTCAGTTGGTGGGAACTATACATAAAGATGATTTTGAAAAGCTTAATACTACTTATGAAAAGGTGTTCAACCGTTCACTTTATAATATAGGTAAAGTGACGAAAGAAAAGGGAGTATTTTTAATCAAGGATAATCAAAGAACTCAATTAAAAGCAGGGGGATACAATCACTTTGCTTAATTAAGTAAATTTGGTAAAAATATGTCCATGTACATGCAAGAATCTTATCATTTTTCTAATACTCTTAATTTATACACTAAAAAAAATTTTATTGATTTTTCCTTTATAAAATGATAGTCTTTCATGTAGATATACAATTCCACATATGGAGGACATTGTACACTGAAAACTTTATTTAGGGAGGATAAGAAATGTTAAGAAAAAGAAGTGTGTTTTTCGTAGTTAGCTTACTAGTTTTATCCCTGATGGCATTTGGTTGTAGTAATACTGACCAAGACGCAAAAACCAATGAAGGAGCAGAAGATGTAATTAAGATAGGTGTCTATGAACCTTTAACTGGTGATAACGCAGCTGGGGGACAAATGACTTATGATGGTATGAAATTAGCTAATAAATTGTATCCAGAAATATTGGGTAAAAAGGTAGAACTTGTAACTGTAGATAATAAGTCAGAACAAGTAGAAGCGGCAAATGCAGTAACTAAGTTAATCGATAATGATAAAGTTAGTGTTATTTTAGGAAGTTATAGTAGTGGACTTGCTATGGCTGGTGGACAAGTAGCTAAAGAAAAAAATGTTCCGGTTATTGGTTGTTCTCCTACTAATCCTCTTGTAACAAGAGATAATGATTATTATTTTAGAGTGTGTTTTATTGATCCATTCCAAGGAACAGTAATGGCTAAATATGCTTTTAACGAATTAGGTGCAAAAAAAGCAGCAATAATTAGAGAAAATGGCGGCGACTATTCAATAGGTTTAGCTAAATTCTTTAAGGATGCATTTACTGAATTAGGTGGAGAGATTGTATCAGAAATAGATTATCAAAAAATGGATAATGACTTTAACTCTCAATTAACTACAGTAAATAAAGCTAATCCAGATGTAATATTTGCACCAGGAGATTTTGGTCCATCAGGATTACTTGTTAAACAAGCAAGACAAATGGATATTAAAACTCCAATTTTAGGTGGAGATACATGGGAAGCTGAAGAGTTTATTGATGTAGCAGGAGAAGCGGCTAATGGAATATTATTTAGTTCTCATTTTACAGCTGATGCTCCAGTAACTGAAATGACAAAAAAATTCTTAGCCGAATATGAAAAAGAATATGGTAAAAAGGCTAATGCTTTTGCAGCACTTGGTTTTGATACTTACATTATAGCTTTACATGCAATCGAAAAAGCAAATAGTACTGATCCACAAGCAATAAGAGATATTTTAGCAGATGTAAAAGATTTCGAAGGTTCTACAGGAATTATCAGTTTGGATGAAAATGGTGATGCTCTTAAGAGTGCTATTATTAACCAAATAGAAAATGGAAAAGCTGTATTTAAATCTGTTGTTGAACCTAAATAGTTAATTAACTACCTTCCTTCCTAATTTGGAGGGGAGGTAGTTTATTGTTTTGATAGAACATTAAGGGGTGAAAAATTTGGTATTAGATAACTTTTTACAAAACTTAGCTAATGGAATTTCTTTAGGCAGTTTATATGCTCTTATTGCAATTGGTTATACACTTGTATATGGGATTTTAAGATTAATTAACTTTGCCCATGGTGATATTTTTATGATTAGCGCGTATGTTGCAATATTTGGATTTACCGTATTTAATTTACCATGGTATATAAGTTTTTTATTAGCAATTGTTATAACTTCATTAATTGGTGTAGGAATTGAAAAAGCAGCCTATCGTCCACTGCGGACGGCACCTAGAATATCTGTATTAATTTCTGCGATTGGAATTTCCTTTCTTTTACAAAACTTAGGCATGGTTATTTTTTCTGGTAGACCTAGAACTTTTCCTACGCCTGATATTTTTGGTAAAATGCTTACCTTTGGTAATGTAAAGATTATGAGCTTAACCTTTATCATTCCAATAGTAACGGCTATATGTTTAATTATCTTGAATTTTTTAATTAGCAAAACGAAAATGGGAATGGCTATGCGAGCAGTATCTAAAGATTTTGAAACATCTAGACTTATGGGGATCGATGTAGATAAAGTAGTATCTTTTACTTTTATAATTGGTTCAGCACTAGCTGCCGTAGGTGGAATTATGTGGGGAATGAAATATCCAAGAATTGATCCTTTACTAGGTGTAATGCCAGGTTTAAAATGTTTTATTGCAGCAGTAGTAGGGGGAATTGGTAGTGTGACAGGAGCTACTATAGGTGGTTTTATTTTAGGTTTAGGTGAAATCTTATTAGTTGCTTTTTTACCTGCTTTATCAGGATATAGAGATGCTTTTGCATTTATACTATTGATAGTGATTTTATTATTTAAGCCTACAGGTATCATAGGCGAAAAAACAACTGAGAAGGTGTAAATATGATAAAAAATAAAAAAATTAAGTACATGCTTACATTTGGAACACTACTTCTAGCAGCTTTAATGATATTTTTAGCTGATAATTACTTAGATGATTATAGTATACGTATTTTAAATTTATCAGCAATTTATGTTATTTTAGGTATTAGTTTAAATCTAATAAATGGATTTACAGGTTTATTTTCTTTAGGACATGCTGGTTTTATGGCGATCGGTGCTTATACAGTGGCTCTATTAACTATGTCACCAAGCACTAAAGAAATGAATTTTTATATGTACTCTATTTGGGAACCTTTAGCTAATATCCAGCTACCTTTATTTATTAGTTTAATTATTGCAGGAGTGCTTGCTGCTTTTGTGGCACTATTAATTGGTTTACCTACTCTTAGATTAAGAGGAGATTATTTAGCAATAGCTACACTTGGTTTTGGAGAAATAATTAGGGTTATTTTTACTAATACAACTACGATAACAAATGGTGCTTTGGGATTAAAAGGAATACCTATGCAAACAAATTTATGGTGGAACTGGGGACTTGCAATTTTAGTTATCTTTATTATGAAAAATATTATTAATTCTAGCTTTGGAAAAGCTTTTAAAGCTATCAGAGATGATGAGATAGCTGCTGAAGCTATGGGAATTAATATTTTTAAATATAAGGTTTTATCCTTTATGATAGGTGCTTTTTTTGCAGGTGTCGGAGGAGCATTACTTGCTATCTTGATTACCACGATAAATCCAATTATGTTTAGATTTTTACTTACCTTCCAAGTGTTAATGATAGTTGTAATTGGTGGGTTAGGTAGTATAACAGGTTCAGTAATTTCAGGCGTTTTAATTACTGTGATGATGGAAGCTTTAAGGGTAGTTGAGCAACCTTTAAATTTAGGGTTTATGGTGATTCCAGGAATTCCAGGAATGAGGATGGTTATTTTTTCAATTATGCTTTTAGCAGTTATCCTATTCTATAGAAAAGGAATTATGGGTACCAAAGAATTTAATTGGGACTGGGTAATCAGAAAGCTACATCTAGCAAAGGAGGAAGATAGAAATGCAAAATAAAAGTATGCTAAAAACAGATAATTTAGTTATGCAATTTGGTGGACTAACTGCAGTTTCTGGTCTTTCTCTTGATGTAAAAGAAGGACAAATTGCAGGTTTAATAGGGCCTAATGGTGCCGGAAAAACAACTGCTTTTAATATGATCACAGGTGTTTATTCACCTACAAAAGGTCATGTGTATTTTAATAATGAAGATATTACTCCTTATAAACCTAACAAAATAACTAATTTAGGAGTAGCAAGAACCTTTCAAAATATAAGATTATTTTCCAGTATGAGTGTGTTAGAAAATGTAATAGTAGCTAAACATTTAAGAATGGGCGTTAATATTTTTGAGTCAATTATAATGTCTCCTAGTTATAAAAGAAAAGATAAACAAGCATATGATGAAGCGTATCAATTATTAAAAGAAGTACAATTAGAAGATGTAGCCCATGAACTTGCTACTTCCCTACCCTATGGTAAGCAACGAAGATTAGAGATAGCTAGAGCCCTAGCTACAAATCCTAAACTGTTACTTTTAGATGAACCGGCAGCCGGAATGAATCCTCAAGAATCTATGGAATTGATGCATTTTATTAAAGAAATAAGAGATAAATTTAAATTAACTATCTTAATGATTGAACATCATATGAAAGTTGTAATGGGAATATGTGAAAATATAACAGTATTAGATCATGGAGTTACTATTGCAGTAGGTTCACCTAAAGAAATTCAAAGTAATCCTAAAGTTATTGAAGCTTATTTGGGGGTGGACATAGATGCTTAAATTAGAAGACTTAAATGTTTATTATGGTGGTATTCATGCATTAAAAGGCATAGACATGGAAGTAGAAGAAAATAAAATTGTTACATTAGTTGGTGCTAATGGAGCAGGTAAAAGCACTACTTTACGTACAATTAGTTCTTTAGTTAAACCTAAAAGCGGAAAAATAACCTTTAATGGTGAAGACATTACGAATTTAAAAACAACGGAAGTAGTTAAAAGAGGTATAACCCTTGTACCAGAAGGAAGAAGAGTATTTGCTAATTTATCAGTACTTGAAAATTTAAAATTAGGTGCTTTTTTAAGAAATGATAAAAGCGAGATTGAAAAAGATATTAAATATATTTATAGTTTGTTTCCAAGACTAGAAGAAAGGACAGAGCAAATGTCTGGAACATTATCTGGTGGTGAGCAACAAATGCTTGCTATAGGTAGGGCTCTTATGTCTAGACCAAAGGTATTAATGATGGATGAACCATCTCTTGGTCTAGCTCCTTTAATCGTAAAAGATGTATTTAATATAATTAAAGAAATAAATAAAGAAGGTATTACTGTTTTATTAATAGAGCAAAATGCTCAAGCAGCTTTAAAAATTGCTGATTATGCTTATGTTCTTGAAACCGGAAAAATAGTTTTAGAAGGTCCAGGAAAAGAGTTAGCTAGTAACGATGAGGTTAGAAAATCATATTTAGGTGAAAACTAAAGTATAAATATATTATTGTACGAGAAAAATAGTAGGAGTCTTAGTGGTTTAGGAGGTAATTTCTTGTTATCATATTTTAAACCAGATTATTATGCACCCTCCCTATTTGAAATACCTATTGATGATTTAAAAACTTATGGTATTAAAGGTTTAATTATTGATTTAGATAATACACTTACTAATTGGAATACTATTGAAATATCAAAAGAAGTTACAGATTGGTTAGATAAGGTGCAAAAAAAGGGATTTAAGGTCTGTGTTGTTTCAAATAACAGTTTTGATCGAATAAATAATTCCCTGGAAGGTTTAGGTATACCCTTTGTTGCAAATGCTTTAA
It encodes:
- a CDS encoding branched-chain amino acid ABC transporter permease; translation: MVLDNFLQNLANGISLGSLYALIAIGYTLVYGILRLINFAHGDIFMISAYVAIFGFTVFNLPWYISFLLAIVITSLIGVGIEKAAYRPLRTAPRISVLISAIGISFLLQNLGMVIFSGRPRTFPTPDIFGKMLTFGNVKIMSLTFIIPIVTAICLIILNFLISKTKMGMAMRAVSKDFETSRLMGIDVDKVVSFTFIIGSALAAVGGIMWGMKYPRIDPLLGVMPGLKCFIAAVVGGIGSVTGATIGGFILGLGEILLVAFLPALSGYRDAFAFILLIVILLFKPTGIIGEKTTEKV
- the thiL gene encoding thiamine-phosphate kinase translates to MNLKDIGEFGFIKRVTKDSIFNPSEIIVGIGDDCAVLPLDEKNYLLASCDMLIENVHFLKNKSTPYQIGYKSVAVNFSDIAAMGGYPTGVMISIGFPKENSLEEIEQVYQGISDICKKYNANIVGGDTVSTKDGLVINVSVFGKVKKEHLHLRSEAKIDDIVFTTGNLGDSAAGLEIVLNNDLLLEEQSKEKLLLKHYQPEPCLKEVELLNQARGLHALNDISDGLASEAREIAEASNVGIEIYEDKIPLSNEAKELALITKKNPLEWALYGGEDFQLVGTIHKDDFEKLNTTYEKVFNRSLYNIGKVTKEKGVFLIKDNQRTQLKAGGYNHFA
- a CDS encoding ABC transporter ATP-binding protein, which encodes MQNKSMLKTDNLVMQFGGLTAVSGLSLDVKEGQIAGLIGPNGAGKTTAFNMITGVYSPTKGHVYFNNEDITPYKPNKITNLGVARTFQNIRLFSSMSVLENVIVAKHLRMGVNIFESIIMSPSYKRKDKQAYDEAYQLLKEVQLEDVAHELATSLPYGKQRRLEIARALATNPKLLLLDEPAAGMNPQESMELMHFIKEIRDKFKLTILMIEHHMKVVMGICENITVLDHGVTIAVGSPKEIQSNPKVIEAYLGVDIDA
- a CDS encoding ABC transporter ATP-binding protein, whose amino-acid sequence is MLKLEDLNVYYGGIHALKGIDMEVEENKIVTLVGANGAGKSTTLRTISSLVKPKSGKITFNGEDITNLKTTEVVKRGITLVPEGRRVFANLSVLENLKLGAFLRNDKSEIEKDIKYIYSLFPRLEERTEQMSGTLSGGEQQMLAIGRALMSRPKVLMMDEPSLGLAPLIVKDVFNIIKEINKEGITVLLIEQNAQAALKIADYAYVLETGKIVLEGPGKELASNDEVRKSYLGEN
- a CDS encoding PHP domain-containing protein, with the translated sequence MNNFIDLHIHSTASDGTKSAQNILNQALEKKLKYISLTDHESTEGYKELLLIKEKWQEDLMIIPGVELHTYYQGKEIHLLGYFINTIDDSFEHELKKLRKARTEVSYYTVEKINKSGINLNWQMIENKFNTDVAITKGHIIKTIRENDLQLTQEDFYNFFNTKGTDYIPFRLNPLENAIEFIRENGGIPVLAHPALIGDDYLVEQIIAKYRIGIEVFYHYFGDKAKEWIENYKTIAKRYNILMTGGSDYHGSITQVELGDTFVPQDIIDNLIKVKYK
- a CDS encoding YqeG family HAD IIIA-type phosphatase, with the translated sequence MLSYFKPDYYAPSLFEIPIDDLKTYGIKGLIIDLDNTLTNWNTIEISKEVTDWLDKVQKKGFKVCVVSNNSFDRINNSLEGLGIPFVANALKPSKKSFVKAMKIIDTNINNTAVIGDQLFTDIFGGKRVGITTVLVLPISNKEFIGTKFVRLVEKIIIKTLY
- a CDS encoding branched-chain amino acid ABC transporter permease gives rise to the protein MIKNKKIKYMLTFGTLLLAALMIFLADNYLDDYSIRILNLSAIYVILGISLNLINGFTGLFSLGHAGFMAIGAYTVALLTMSPSTKEMNFYMYSIWEPLANIQLPLFISLIIAGVLAAFVALLIGLPTLRLRGDYLAIATLGFGEIIRVIFTNTTTITNGALGLKGIPMQTNLWWNWGLAILVIFIMKNIINSSFGKAFKAIRDDEIAAEAMGINIFKYKVLSFMIGAFFAGVGGALLAILITTINPIMFRFLLTFQVLMIVVIGGLGSITGSVISGVLITVMMEALRVVEQPLNLGFMVIPGIPGMRMVIFSIMLLAVILFYRKGIMGTKEFNWDWVIRKLHLAKEEDRNAK
- a CDS encoding ABC transporter substrate-binding protein; its protein translation is MLRKRSVFFVVSLLVLSLMAFGCSNTDQDAKTNEGAEDVIKIGVYEPLTGDNAAGGQMTYDGMKLANKLYPEILGKKVELVTVDNKSEQVEAANAVTKLIDNDKVSVILGSYSSGLAMAGGQVAKEKNVPVIGCSPTNPLVTRDNDYYFRVCFIDPFQGTVMAKYAFNELGAKKAAIIRENGGDYSIGLAKFFKDAFTELGGEIVSEIDYQKMDNDFNSQLTTVNKANPDVIFAPGDFGPSGLLVKQARQMDIKTPILGGDTWEAEEFIDVAGEAANGILFSSHFTADAPVTEMTKKFLAEYEKEYGKKANAFAALGFDTYIIALHAIEKANSTDPQAIRDILADVKDFEGSTGIISLDENGDALKSAIINQIENGKAVFKSVVEPK